The Pedobacter cryoconitis genome has a window encoding:
- a CDS encoding MerR family transcriptional regulator, which translates to MKRFSISDIESLIGIKAHTIRAWEARYNLVPPKRTPTNIRYYEEDDLKHLLNIVTLNEKGYKISRIAKMDKAQINDLVLQLQADYNNDTVQVLRLSDAALKYDETAFSEILSGCIEELGLIDTMDLVLFPFMKKVGMLWQTGAIDPSHEHFASNLIRDRMIVEIDKLSKPDRKDPKRFLLFLPEAEMHETGLLFARYLLKRCGMDTLYLGQEIPYTDIKKVIAHYKPDYAFIVLTSLNLGKDINKILTKVLDHMDVPLLVAGSLISEFDILLDDRLTPLKKVCEIVEFLDDL; encoded by the coding sequence GTGAAAAGATTCTCAATCAGTGATATAGAAAGCCTGATAGGCATAAAAGCACATACGATCAGGGCCTGGGAGGCCAGATATAACCTGGTACCTCCAAAAAGAACTCCTACGAATATCAGATATTACGAGGAGGATGATCTTAAACATCTGCTTAATATTGTGACTTTGAATGAAAAAGGTTACAAAATAAGCCGGATTGCAAAAATGGACAAGGCGCAGATCAATGACCTTGTGCTGCAACTACAAGCTGATTATAATAATGATACTGTGCAGGTGCTCCGCCTTTCTGATGCTGCATTAAAATATGATGAAACTGCATTTTCTGAGATTCTTTCTGGTTGTATTGAGGAATTAGGGCTAATCGATACGATGGATCTTGTGCTTTTCCCATTTATGAAAAAGGTTGGGATGTTATGGCAAACTGGTGCAATAGATCCATCGCATGAACATTTTGCCTCCAATCTGATCAGGGACAGGATGATTGTAGAGATTGATAAGCTTTCTAAGCCGGACAGAAAAGATCCCAAAAGATTCCTGTTATTTCTTCCGGAAGCCGAAATGCACGAGACAGGTTTACTGTTTGCCCGGTATTTACTAAAACGATGTGGCATGGATACGCTGTATCTTGGACAGGAAATTCCTTACACTGATATTAAAAAAGTAATTGCTCATTATAAACCAGATTACGCTTTTATTGTACTTACCTCTCTGAATCTTGGAAAAGACATCAATAAAATATTGACTAAGGTGTTGGACCATATGGATGTGCCTCTGCTGGTTGCGGGCAGTTTAATCTCTGAATTTGACATACTTCTTGACGATAGGCTGACACCACTTAAAAAGGTTTGTGAAATCGTAGAATTTCTTGATGATTTATAG
- a CDS encoding 2-oxoglutarate dehydrogenase E1 component yields the protein MDNLSYLNGANAEYIDSIYQAYKEDPNAVEFGWQKFFEGFDFGRGADAGVAGEATPEHFLKEVNVLNLINGYRQRGHLFTQTNPVRERRHHLPTLDIENFGLSQTDLDTVFNSGVELGIGAAKLSDIVTFLKRTYCRSIGAEYKFVRTPEVLSWIENKMESVQNTPNFSIEEKRRILKKLNEAVSFENFLGTKFLGQKRFSLEGAEALIPALDSVIEKGSAMGIEEFVIGMAHRGRLNVLANIMQKTYKDIFAEFEGKGYSAESPFGGDVKYHLGYSTDVTTNDGKSVHLSLCPNPSHLETVNGVVEGMTRSKIDFKYGGDDSRIAPILIHGDASVAGQGIVYEVIQMAGLDGYKTGGTIHLVINNQIGFTTNYKDGRTSTYCTDIAKVTLSPVFHVNGDDVEALVYAINLAMEYRQKYKNDVFIDILCYRRFGHNEADEPKFTQPLLYKSIEQHANPRDIYIKQLIGEGKMEASLAKEMEVEFRGILQERLNEAKEVTSTYKGVKFAGAWSDMRIASAEDFVTSPDTSVKKTTLLEIAKRISTLPADKKFFKKIEKLFAERNKMATSSHVFDWAMGEQLAYATLLTEGKRVRLSGQDVERGTFSHRHAVLTLEDSEEEYIPLSNLSDQQAPFDIYNSHLSEYGVLGFEYGYAMANPNALTIWEAQFGDFFNGAQIVVDQYIASAETKWQRENGLVMLLPHGYEGQGPEHSSARIERFMELCADYNMQVTNCTTPANFFHAIRRQFKRDFRKPLIVFTPKSLLRHPLCVSKLEEFTDDKFQEVINDANVKANEVDRVLFCSGKIYYELLEKQQKEEIKNVAIVRVEQLYPTPLKQMEAVYKGYKNAKEAIWVQEEPENMGAWPYLLRKTRKTVFSDIEVISRKESSSTATGFAKQHADEQAYILAKSFAAPVTEVDHKIAKKSVSKAYNVD from the coding sequence ATGGATAATTTATCTTATCTCAACGGCGCAAATGCCGAATACATCGATTCTATTTATCAAGCTTATAAAGAAGATCCTAATGCGGTTGAATTCGGCTGGCAGAAGTTTTTTGAAGGGTTTGATTTTGGAAGAGGAGCGGATGCAGGCGTAGCCGGTGAAGCAACTCCCGAACATTTTTTAAAAGAAGTGAATGTCTTAAATCTGATCAATGGCTATCGCCAGCGGGGTCATTTGTTTACCCAAACAAACCCGGTAAGAGAAAGACGTCATCATTTACCAACGCTTGATATTGAAAACTTCGGTTTAAGTCAGACTGACCTGGACACTGTTTTTAATTCGGGTGTAGAACTTGGGATTGGTGCTGCCAAACTAAGCGATATTGTAACCTTCCTGAAAAGAACTTATTGCAGGTCTATTGGTGCGGAATATAAATTCGTTCGTACACCTGAAGTATTAAGCTGGATTGAAAATAAAATGGAAAGTGTGCAGAACACACCAAATTTTTCAATTGAAGAAAAAAGAAGGATCCTTAAAAAGTTAAATGAAGCCGTAAGCTTTGAAAACTTTTTAGGAACTAAGTTTCTTGGTCAGAAGAGATTCTCTTTAGAAGGAGCAGAGGCTTTAATTCCTGCACTGGATTCAGTGATTGAAAAGGGTTCTGCAATGGGAATTGAAGAATTTGTAATTGGTATGGCACACAGAGGGCGTTTGAACGTTCTTGCCAATATCATGCAAAAAACTTACAAAGATATCTTTGCTGAATTTGAAGGTAAAGGTTACAGCGCGGAATCTCCTTTTGGAGGTGATGTGAAGTACCACCTTGGTTATTCTACGGATGTGACTACGAATGACGGAAAGAGCGTGCATTTGAGTTTATGTCCTAACCCATCTCACCTGGAAACAGTAAATGGTGTGGTTGAAGGAATGACACGCTCTAAAATTGATTTCAAATACGGTGGTGATGATTCACGTATTGCACCTATCCTTATTCATGGTGACGCTTCAGTTGCCGGGCAGGGTATCGTTTACGAAGTGATTCAAATGGCTGGTCTGGATGGTTATAAAACTGGTGGTACAATCCACCTGGTCATTAACAATCAGATTGGTTTTACTACAAATTATAAAGACGGACGTACCAGTACTTACTGTACAGATATTGCTAAGGTGACGCTTTCACCTGTTTTCCATGTGAATGGGGATGATGTGGAAGCTTTGGTTTATGCAATCAACCTGGCTATGGAATACCGTCAGAAATATAAAAATGATGTTTTCATCGATATCCTGTGTTACCGCAGGTTCGGTCATAATGAAGCGGATGAGCCTAAGTTCACTCAGCCTTTATTATACAAAAGCATCGAGCAGCATGCTAATCCAAGAGATATCTATATCAAACAATTGATTGGTGAAGGTAAAATGGAAGCTAGCCTGGCAAAAGAAATGGAAGTTGAATTCCGTGGTATTTTACAGGAGAGATTAAATGAGGCTAAAGAAGTTACTTCTACTTATAAAGGTGTGAAGTTTGCTGGTGCATGGTCAGACATGAGAATTGCCAGTGCGGAAGATTTCGTTACTTCTCCGGATACGTCTGTTAAAAAGACTACTTTATTAGAGATTGCAAAAAGGATCAGTACTCTGCCTGCGGATAAGAAGTTCTTCAAGAAAATTGAAAAACTATTCGCTGAGCGTAATAAAATGGCTACTTCAAGTCATGTTTTTGACTGGGCAATGGGTGAGCAGCTGGCTTACGCAACTTTGCTTACTGAAGGTAAGAGAGTTCGTTTAAGCGGACAGGATGTGGAGCGTGGTACATTCTCGCACCGTCATGCTGTATTAACGCTGGAAGATTCTGAAGAGGAATATATCCCTTTAAGTAACCTTTCTGATCAGCAGGCTCCATTTGATATCTACAATTCGCATTTATCAGAATATGGTGTTTTGGGGTTTGAGTATGGTTATGCAATGGCAAACCCTAATGCTTTAACCATTTGGGAAGCACAGTTTGGAGATTTCTTCAATGGCGCACAGATTGTTGTGGATCAGTATATTGCAAGTGCAGAAACAAAATGGCAGCGTGAAAACGGGTTAGTGATGTTATTGCCTCATGGTTATGAAGGACAAGGCCCTGAACACTCTTCTGCAAGGATTGAGCGTTTTATGGAGCTTTGTGCAGATTACAATATGCAGGTAACAAACTGTACTACTCCGGCTAACTTTTTCCATGCAATCCGTCGTCAGTTTAAACGTGATTTCAGAAAACCACTGATCGTTTTCACTCCTAAAAGCTTATTGCGTCATCCACTTTGTGTTTCTAAACTGGAAGAGTTTACTGATGATAAATTCCAGGAGGTAATCAATGATGCAAATGTGAAGGCTAACGAGGTAGACAGAGTGTTATTCTGTAGTGGTAAAATTTACTACGAATTGTTAGAAAAACAACAAAAAGAGGAGATCAAAAATGTTGCGATTGTTCGTGTTGAGCAGTTATATCCTACGCCATTGAAACAAATGGAAGCAGTTTATAAAGGTTATAAAAATGCGAAAGAAGCTATCTGGGTTCAGGAAGAGCCTGAAAACATGGGTGCATGGCCTTATTTGTTACGTAAAACAAGAAAGACAGTATTCAGTGATATTGAAGTGATTTCAAGAAAAGAAAGCAGCAGTACTGCAACTGGATTTGCGAAGCAGCATGCAGATGAGCAAGCTTATATTCTTGCAAAATCTTTTGCAGCACCTGTAACTGAGGTGGATCACAAGATTGCTAAGAAATCAGTGAGTAAAGCATATAACGTAGATTAG
- a CDS encoding cryptochrome/photolyase family protein — MKTEVNICWLRRDLRLKDNAALYHALKEGIPVLLLFIFDRNILNDLNDPKDARVTFIYRKLKELETTLQQKGSSICIKYGTPEQIWPELLKAYQVKSVYANHDYEPYAMERDDTLAEYLRSESVTFHTYKDQVIFEKKEIVKADGKPYTVFTPYFRQWKMKLNDFYLKAYPVEKYQKNLLQTEPFVFPELSTLGFQESDLQFPSASFEDKLAAYEQRRDFPADDATTHLGIHLRFGTVSIREAAAKALNAGAEKWLSELAWRDFYMMILSQFPHITTQSFKPAYDQIKWLNREQDFEAWKNGKTGYPIVDAGMNQLNQTGYMHNRVRMIVGSFLTKHLLIDWRWGEAYFAEKLLDYELASNVGGWQWACGCGNDAAPYFRVFNPELQAKKFDPENKYIYKWAPEYKQEKHSQPIVDHAFARERILKVFKEALNS, encoded by the coding sequence ATGAAAACAGAGGTAAACATTTGCTGGTTAAGAAGAGATTTAAGATTAAAAGATAATGCGGCATTATACCACGCATTAAAAGAAGGTATTCCGGTTTTACTGCTTTTTATATTCGACCGTAATATCCTGAATGATTTAAATGATCCAAAGGATGCCCGGGTAACCTTCATCTACCGAAAATTAAAAGAACTGGAAACCACCTTGCAGCAAAAAGGTTCTTCCATATGCATCAAATATGGCACTCCAGAGCAAATATGGCCGGAATTGCTAAAAGCTTACCAGGTAAAATCAGTTTATGCGAATCATGATTACGAACCTTATGCGATGGAACGTGATGACACTTTAGCAGAATATCTCCGTTCGGAGTCTGTTACCTTTCACACCTATAAGGATCAGGTAATCTTTGAGAAAAAGGAAATTGTAAAAGCTGATGGAAAGCCTTATACTGTTTTCACCCCTTATTTCCGTCAATGGAAAATGAAATTAAATGATTTCTATCTTAAAGCCTATCCGGTAGAGAAATACCAGAAAAACCTGTTACAAACTGAACCATTTGTTTTTCCTGAGTTAAGCACTTTAGGCTTTCAGGAATCAGATTTACAATTTCCTTCAGCCAGTTTTGAGGATAAATTAGCCGCTTATGAACAAAGAAGAGATTTCCCTGCGGACGATGCGACAACCCATCTGGGTATCCATTTAAGATTTGGCACAGTCAGTATCAGAGAGGCAGCAGCGAAAGCATTAAATGCTGGTGCTGAGAAATGGTTATCTGAACTGGCCTGGAGAGATTTCTACATGATGATTTTATCTCAGTTTCCTCATATTACCACACAGTCCTTTAAACCAGCTTATGATCAGATTAAATGGTTAAACAGGGAACAGGATTTCGAAGCCTGGAAAAACGGTAAAACAGGATACCCCATAGTGGATGCAGGAATGAATCAGCTCAATCAAACAGGTTATATGCACAACCGCGTCAGAATGATTGTGGGAAGCTTCCTGACTAAACATCTTTTGATTGACTGGCGCTGGGGAGAAGCCTATTTTGCAGAAAAGTTACTGGATTATGAACTGGCCAGTAATGTTGGTGGATGGCAATGGGCTTGCGGTTGCGGCAATGACGCAGCTCCTTATTTCAGAGTATTCAATCCGGAGTTACAAGCGAAGAAATTTGATCCGGAGAATAAGTATATCTACAAGTGGGCACCTGAATATAAACAAGAAAAGCACAGTCAACCTATAGTTGACCATGCTTTTGCGAGAGAACGAATTCTCAAAGTATTTAAAGAGGCTTTAAACAGTTAA
- a CDS encoding DASH family cryptochrome, with the protein MESRKILVWFRNDLRLHDNEMLVEAISKSDSILPVYFFDPRHFECTAEEENKAVHNRFQFLAESVSALRESLKKLGGNLLIISGTPEDHIPALVEQYEIAEVYHHREVATEETMVSSNVEDLLWKLRINLKHFIGHTLYNKEDLPFPIKDIPDVFSQFKKKTERDAIVKDCFLAPEQINFVAVEEWGELPECGRAFLTNLSGGEEEGIKHLQELFAAGSEIYIRSSKAHAAQHSFTSKLSPWLAVGALSPRKVYWAVKDAEQQFGTNSHFTQLILGLLWRDFFRFMFKKHSVDYFKDIVEMKEFPQTEEYIQNLQQWKDGNTGNPVVDQYMGELNQSGFITHTGRLLVATYLIYILKLNWIDGAGYFEQKLIDYSPASNWGNWAYVAGGGKDTRSKNAFDLDKQIKLLDIEVQDI; encoded by the coding sequence ATGGAATCTCGGAAAATACTCGTCTGGTTTAGAAATGATTTGCGGTTACATGACAACGAAATGTTAGTAGAAGCGATCAGTAAGTCCGATAGTATCCTGCCTGTTTATTTTTTTGATCCGCGTCACTTCGAATGTACTGCTGAAGAAGAAAACAAAGCTGTGCACAATAGATTTCAATTTTTAGCAGAAAGCGTCTCTGCTTTGCGCGAATCATTGAAAAAACTGGGCGGTAATCTTTTAATCATCTCTGGTACTCCTGAGGATCATATCCCTGCACTTGTGGAGCAATATGAAATTGCTGAGGTTTATCACCATAGAGAGGTCGCAACTGAAGAAACTATGGTTTCTTCGAATGTAGAAGATTTACTTTGGAAATTAAGAATAAATCTGAAACACTTTATCGGACATACGCTTTACAATAAAGAAGATCTTCCATTTCCTATTAAAGATATTCCTGATGTTTTTTCCCAGTTTAAGAAAAAGACAGAAAGAGATGCCATCGTCAAAGATTGTTTCCTGGCGCCTGAGCAAATTAATTTTGTAGCAGTAGAGGAATGGGGTGAACTGCCTGAATGCGGCAGAGCTTTTCTGACAAATTTGTCTGGTGGTGAAGAAGAGGGAATAAAGCATTTACAAGAGCTGTTTGCAGCAGGGTCTGAAATTTATATCCGGAGTAGCAAAGCACATGCTGCCCAGCATAGTTTCACTTCTAAACTTTCTCCGTGGCTTGCCGTAGGTGCATTGTCTCCAAGAAAAGTATATTGGGCAGTGAAAGATGCCGAACAACAATTTGGGACTAATAGTCACTTTACACAATTGATATTAGGCTTATTGTGGAGAGACTTCTTCAGGTTTATGTTCAAAAAACATAGTGTGGATTACTTCAAGGATATTGTAGAAATGAAAGAATTTCCGCAGACAGAAGAATATATTCAGAATTTACAACAGTGGAAAGACGGAAATACGGGGAATCCTGTTGTGGATCAATATATGGGTGAACTGAATCAGTCTGGCTTTATTACTCATACAGGACGTTTACTGGTTGCCACTTATCTGATTTATATCTTAAAATTAAACTGGATTGACGGGGCTGGTTATTTTGAGCAAAAACTAATTGATTATTCACCAGCCAGCAATTGGGGCAACTGGGCTTATGTAGCCGGAGGTGGAAAAGATACACGCTCTAAAAATGCGTTTGATTTAGATAAACAAATCAAATTGCTGGATATTGAGGTACAGGATATTTGA
- a CDS encoding TIGR01777 family oxidoreductase gives MNQHILLTGATGMLGKDLIQTLLKRGDHVSILSRKPHQMEQVKVFLWDVDQQKIDTSCLEGIDSIIHLAGENISKGKWTDQRKKEIIDSRVLSTQLLFKTLATVPNQVKKFISAAAIGYYGNRGDELLTEESTPGHNFLAECCIQWEKAIDQGQQLKLRIVKIRTGVVLAKNDGALKAMATPIRLFAGAPLGSGKQWVPWIHYQDMTRIYLHALDNSSLTGVYNATAPFPVTNKEMTKAIARQLHRPVWPFSVPEKILQLILGEMSSMVLNSTHTTAQKIESSGFIFKYTQLEQALTDIYGA, from the coding sequence ATGAACCAGCATATTTTACTCACAGGTGCAACCGGCATGCTCGGCAAAGATTTAATTCAAACGCTTTTAAAGCGGGGAGATCACGTCTCCATCCTTTCCAGAAAACCGCATCAAATGGAGCAGGTAAAAGTCTTTTTATGGGATGTAGATCAGCAGAAAATTGACACGTCTTGTCTGGAAGGTATAGATAGCATTATCCATCTGGCCGGCGAAAATATATCCAAAGGAAAATGGACTGATCAGCGTAAAAAAGAGATTATTGACAGCCGGGTTCTTTCTACACAACTCTTATTTAAAACACTGGCAACTGTTCCGAATCAGGTCAAAAAATTTATTTCTGCTGCTGCTATTGGTTATTACGGTAACCGTGGAGATGAACTATTGACAGAAGAAAGTACTCCCGGGCATAACTTTCTTGCAGAATGCTGTATCCAATGGGAAAAAGCTATAGATCAGGGGCAGCAACTGAAGCTGAGGATAGTGAAGATAAGGACTGGTGTCGTACTGGCAAAAAATGATGGCGCATTGAAAGCCATGGCAACGCCGATCAGATTATTTGCTGGTGCGCCTTTGGGAAGCGGAAAACAATGGGTTCCATGGATCCATTATCAGGATATGACCCGGATCTACCTCCATGCGCTGGATAACAGTTCATTAACAGGTGTATACAATGCTACTGCCCCTTTTCCTGTCACTAATAAAGAAATGACCAAAGCCATTGCCAGGCAATTACACCGCCCTGTATGGCCATTTAGTGTTCCTGAGAAAATATTACAGCTTATTTTAGGAGAAATGAGCTCAATGGTACTGAACAGTACCCATACCACAGCACAAAAAATAGAATCCAGTGGATTTATCTTCAAATATACACAGTTGGAACAAGCTTTAACCGATATTTACGGCGCATGA